The following DNA comes from Diceros bicornis minor isolate mBicDic1 chromosome 7, mDicBic1.mat.cur, whole genome shotgun sequence.
GGAAAATGAAAGTATAATGTTATACTTTCAGTATGCGTGAAGTGGAATAATATTATTTGAGGTAAAAATATGCATTTGAAACTTGAGAGcaaccaaataaaaaaagaacaaacaaataaataaagcaagctGATAAGCCAATTTGTTGTTATGTGCCATCAAGTCGGCTCCGACTCCTGGCGACCttgtgaatgagtgatgtccaccatgtcctgtcctcaacagccctcctcagctcctgtagactcatgcctgtggcttcctttatggagtcaatccatctcatatttggtctttctcttttcctgcagCCTTCTACTTTTACCagaattattgtcttttccaaacaaTCCTGTCTTCTCacgatgtgcccaaagtaggacagcttCAGttgtatcatttttgcctccagtgacAGTTCAGCCTTATTTTGCTCCaggacccacttgttcatctttctggcagCCCAGGGAGTCCAGacagctctcctccaacaccgtATTTCAAATGACCCAATTTTCTTCCTGTCAGCCTCCTCCACTGTCCAGTTTTGTGCCTTACATGGTAACTGGGAATACAAGGGTGTGGATAACATTGGCCCCgggtctctaatgacacttccttacacttgatgatcttttGCAATCCTTTCATTGCTACCCTTCCGAGTCTCAGTCTCCTCTCGGTTTCTTGGCTGCAGTagccatttaaattgatgactgaaccaaggtaaacagtctttaacaatttcaatgtcttcattgtctaTTTTAAAGTTGTACAGTTCTTCTGtggtcatgatttttgtcttcttgatgttcaaatgaTAAGCCAATAGTGGAGATAAAACAAATGCTAAAAAATAACTGGTtcaaaagaagacaagaaaaatgaaaaaacgaACAAAGAATAACTGACACTAATGATATGGTGAACATAAACCCAAGAATATCACAATTATATTAAAAGTGAAGATTCTGAGAACTCCAATTAAAAGGTAAAgatgaggctggcccagtggcacaagcagttgagtgcacgcgctctgctacagcggcccagggtttgccagttcggatcccaggcgcgcaccgatgcaccgcttgtcaagccatgctgtggcggcatcccagatacagtagaggaagatgggcataaatgttggcccagggccagtctgccttagcaaaaagaggaggattggcagatgttagctcagggccgatcttcctcaaaaaaaaaaaagggtaaagaTTATCAgaccagatttttttaaaaagcaagactcaactatatgctgcctagatgaaatgcactttaaatataaagacacaggatGAAAAAAGATGTATGTTGCAAACACTAATCATACAGTTGAtgtgactatattaatatcagattaaGTAGAGCTCAGGAGAAGGAATATTACCATGCAGAAAAGAGGAACATTTCATAAGATAAAATGGTCAATGCATCAATAATatgtaaaaatacaaaatgtgctaataacagagcttcaaaatgcatgaagcaaaaactgacagacttaaataagaaatagataaaattatagtTGAAAATTTCAACATTCCTCTCTCAGTAATCAATAGAACAATCAGACAGAAAATGAGAAAGCATATGAAAGAGTCAAACACCACCAACCACCAAGTTAATTAACATCTATAAAACATTTcaccccaaaacagcagaatacacattctttacaaatgcatataaatattcaacaaaataatcCACAGGCtgatataaaatatatcttaaaatattttaaatgatataaattatataaagtatTTTTTCTAAACTCAATGGAATTAAAtaatcaatgacaaaaaaaatcttgaaaattcccccaaatttggaaattaagcaacatgcTTCCAAATGACCCATGGGTCAAAGCAAGAGAGAAATCATAAAATCTTTTTAACTGAATGATAATGACAACTCAACATGAATTAAGATTTGGGGATGAATCTAAAGCCACACACACAGGGAAATTTGtagctttaaatgtttatattataaaagaagatAGGTGTAAAATAAATTAGCTAAGCTTCTATctgaagaagttagaaaaagaagagtaaattgaACACAATATAattgaataaaaatacaaatataaaaatagaattttgtatttagaaataaaagtagCTGCAATTTCATAACAGTATTTGATACTACCTGGAGAAACTGGAAACAGCTGTATATTTTTTCAGAATTAGCTGGTATTATTTGAATAACAAACAATATATGAAATTTAATTATGTGTTTGTTCTCAaactatgaatatatatttatttgtccaTATACAGCCACTTCTAATAGCTTACTAAACACTTGTAGttgctctttcatttataattaactttttttttcttttttttttgtggaggaagatttgccctgagctaacatccgctgtcaatcttcctcttttttttgcttgaggaagattagccctgagctaacatctgtgccaatctttctctattttgtgtttgggacgctgcctcagcatggctgacaagtggtgtatgtctgtgcccaggagccgaaccggcaaacctgggctgctgacgtGGAGAGcggggaactttaaccactaggccactgggccagccccacatttGTTAATTAACATTTATCATGTGCCTACTAGGTGCAGCCTTTGCTAAATGCCAAGGAAATATGCATCAATGAGTATCAACCCACCTTAAAATAGGTTATAACCCACCACAGAGACAGACCAGAAAACAAATCACCACGCTACAGTAGGAGCATGAGCCGGAGCAGAGGATGATGACAGCTCCCCTCTCCATCACTGCCCTGCTTCAGTTAGAGTCACAGAGCGAATCGCACTGACGTGGGTCATGAGGAGTCTGTGCACACTGTTCCTTCTCTTTGGAGGTTTGGCTCCATGTAGATGTCTGGAGGAATGGATCAACAGCACATTTAGGGAATTAAATATAGGCTAGTGATCTGTTGCTAAACCCGTGTGTGCAGTTGGGATTAGGGAGACTGGTGAAAGCAAGATCCTAAGGGAGGAGTTATAAGGCTGGTGAGAGATCATGACATTTCAATCTACCCTTCGAGGAATTTATGACTCATCTTTCTGACCCACCATCCTCAAGGTAGCCAAAAGCAACACTTGGAAGGGATTCTGAGTTCACCAAATTAAAGACACCAAAGAAAAACCTATAGTCATGTTTAAACTGACACGGTAAAGGAGTGGATACGGTATTATATTGAATTTAATTGTGAAAGATGATCTATTTTAGCAATCTTTTCCCTAATATATTGTGTTTAGACAGTTTTAACAAGATTTGATCACTCTCTCTATTCAAATACTTCTCTTTAAGCACTAGTTAAACCCTGGACCATTTCAATATCCAACAAACCCACCAGGTATGCAGTACATGTGGTGTTGTATAAAGGGTGAACTTGACACCTGCTTCTGTCTACAGCATCCCTCAGCCAACCCAGTGGACTACAGGTCTCTGCTTCTATAGTCATCAAGTGTGGATAGCTATTTTTGAAGTTATtgataaaaaaacaaattgaGATTCTCAGTGAAGAGCTTTTCATTACTGTCTTGTAGGGAGTTCAGGCATGCCCATGTGATTTCTCAAaatttatatatctattaaaaacAGGGATAGCAAGTAACTAATTTTATAGACCAGTTAACCTGGCCTTTGAAATAGTCTTCTAGTAatcaaatgtgaaaaaaattgtgTGCCCGTATTTAGGTTaacccaaaaaaaaacaaaaaaaaatgaattctcatgtacaaaattttctttattaaaattgaAATGGTCACTACAACTGAGATTAAAGGGGCCACTTATGACAAAAATTGCCTTGCTCCAAACTAATCACTTTCATTTTAAGGTAATCCCCATTTTAAGAtagtccttaaaaaaaaatacacctccACCTAAAGAATTACATGAGGCCTTCTGACCAGTGATATGTTTCTCTTTTATCAAAAAGCGTCCGCCGAGGCTGCACGTGACTGTGGTAAATGGGGAGCAGACTTGGTTCAGTTCACTTTGACGGGTCAAAGTCCATGACGGTTAAGATACTTTGGGTTTCTAACCATTTGCTTCCCAGTCCAGAACGAAGCCAGTCCAGTTTTGCTTCCTTTTCTGTTGCTGGAAAGCCATCTGCTGCAACAGCTGTGCGCTGACCAACATCACCATCGCCGTGGAGACAGAGGGATGCAGCTTCTGCAGGAGCATCAGCACCACTTGGTGTGCGGGCTACTGCTATACCCGGGTAGGAGCTTCACTTTGCTGGAAGTGAGGTGCTGAGAGCCTATGAGGCAACTGGCATTCATTCCTACTTCACCAACATTTTAAGTTTCCCGAGTAACAGCCATGAATCCCTTAGCCAACATTCTCTGTGTTGTGGTTGAGGTTAATTACCATGATATCAGTTTGGGTTTCAACTTAATTTAGGTAAAACAAATTTGGGGCAGCTCAGATTGATGTAAACGAATGCTTCAGTAATGTGCCAATTCtgcattttaaaagtatttttctgcTAGCTTTACCGATTGAGGGATAAATGTGGGCGTGAGTACATATCTATATTTAATCATGGAATACTGTCAATAGTCTCAAAAAGCCAATTGCAATAATAAAAGGCATACCTCTGCAATAGGGGTAGTGCCAAAATTCATTTTAAAGCCAAATAAAAATGCTAGCGGCcaattataaaattcattttattggTCCACCAGAATACCAATGCCAACAGCCTGTGAATAACCAATCCCTGTAGACTAGAACCATAATGAATCAGCAAACCCACTTACTTCTTTAAGCTCTTCAGAAAACCAAGGCATAGAGGCATTAAACCATTTGTCTACACTCGCACAGCTTTTTCACAATAGACCAGTTAAAGAGGGAAGTGTTTCTTCTTTGCCATTTTTCTGTACTATCTGGCTGTGCAGGAGTTCCATAAACTGAAATTCAAAGAGGCTGAATTTTCATGAATatgctttatctgatattaaatgAATTTGATAATAAAATGCAGCTTACTGCACTTTTGGTGGAATATAGGCCCAGCGGCCAGTTAGGAAAATGAATTAACCATCAGGCCCTTTCCTCCCTTAAAGCCAATTATTTTCTCATTGGGCAAGTCAAAGAATGAAACAGATTTGGCCTGAATTAAATGTTCTGATATTGAAACTGCATGATGTACTTTTGGGTTAAGAATGCTACAAATATACAGAACTTAAGGCAGTGGCAATGAAGAACCTAAAAGGCAACAGAATGTCCAGAATCTGATATGCGAGTCCCTTAACATTTTAGGCAAAGTATCAATAAGTCAGCTTAAGTATCAGCACATCAGACTGTTGCTCCTCTTTTAAATATACACGGAAGTATTTTTCTGAGCAATTAAACCCAAGTGTCATATGTTTTTATCTGTCATTAATATAGCTTCAGGTTAGTAAgtacaaaaaaaatcttaaaattccaAAAGTcagatcttctttatcctttcttctTTACATCCTTTTCTGCCATACAAATTCAGAGTTTTTATAAgagttttagaaatattaaatatgtgAGTACTATCACAGTGGGGAGGAAGGGTGCGGTTATACTTTCTGTGACTTCCAGGACAGTTCAGAAAAGTGGGGTAACATAAGAGTTCCTTTATGAGGTCAAGGTCCCTGTGCTTAAGGATCCTAGAAGCTGGTCTTCAGAGAGCAAATATTAGAGTAAGCAGTACTAAATCCCTGTCTCATTTTAATTAAGCCAAACAGAAACTTCCAGAACATTGTAACCTAATGCTCTCCTTCCTAAACTCCTCAGAACCTGGTGTACAAGGACCCAGCCAGGCCCAACACCCAGAAAACATGTACCTTCAAGGAGCTGGTGTACGAGACAGTGAAAGTGCCCGGTTGTGCTCACCGCGCAGACTCCCTGTACACGTACCCAGTAGCCACCATATGTCACTGTGGCAGGTGTGACAGCGACAGCACTGACTGCACCGTGCGGGGTCTGGGGCCCAGCTACTGCTCCTTCAGTGACATGAAGGAGTAGAGAGCAGTGGACACTGTGGGCTGCCTACCCTTGTCCTGAAGGACCAAGAAATCCAGACAGTCTGTGTGTCCCTGTGCTCAGGCTGCAGACCGCTGTGGGAGAGCCCACTGGTCTCTGCTCTCCTGGCAGAGGGGGAGCTCCAGGAACCGAGTGCTGGGGCCGGGAGCCTGTCACGACTCCACCCTGTATCCTAGGTGTGGGCTCTGTCAATTTCATTCAACTTGAATTAAGTTGTTTCCCGTTTGAGACTTAGCGGTCCTTTAGAGCAACCTcgtgattttacagatgagaaaacccgGACCTGGGAGAAGGAGGTCTCAAGATGATTAAGTAGGGGAACTAAACGGAACACAATCTCCTAGTAGATGCATGGCCTGTAGGAGCAGGGCCAGTACTGCTGTAGTCGTAGAGCAGGCATCTAGCTCTAAGTCTAGTTGTCAGTTACCGAGGGGACGCAGGAAGGTAGGGCGACTGACCCAAGACTGCCCACTTTACTGCCGATCCCTGGAGGTGCTGGCATCAGCTCCGCCTTGCCTGTATTTTTCCGGCAGAGAAGCTGTTGTTGACCTGTGAGGGCGGGAGCAGGGGTGGAGGCTGGTAAGCCAGAAACAGTGCAACCATTCAGGATTTGCAGCCTAAAATACCACatcttaacaatttttatttcagatttgGATTAAGAGCCAAGGCAAGAACTATTAATATGGGTCTGTGGAAATTCAATGGCAAAACCACTGAATATCTTTTCCAGAGTTGTTAACCCCTACGTATTCCACCACTTAAACTTTAATCAAGAACTTCTAGCCTCCCACAAAACTCCTTCCCAGGCACTTAGACATTACCTGTCACTGGTTGCTGTGCCATCTGGACCAGAATCCTCTTCCACTGGTGGAATGGGAACCTTGAAGTCCATGTGACGGCACTTCAGGCAACTTAACAGGGCACATTTAACTTACttgccaattaacttttcagagaAATAGTTCTCTTAGAAAGAGTTGGCAGTCTAGAGAGAATAGCTGtattttctgggctctctctacATTTCCTTTATCACTTGACTACATGTTCTCCCAAATCTATGACTTTTTTCAAAAGAGTACATGCTGAAAACGCATCATGAATTAAATTGCTTTTAAAGATATTAACTCTTTTACGACCTCCACTTTGAAACATACTTCAAGATCAACAATGTGTCTACCAAAGACACTTCAGATTTTTTCACATTCTTGAACTACTTGCACATGACACATACATGTGTATTTTCACAATATTAGTGGGAAATTATTAtaactctattttaaaatgattctGTAAACATTACCTGTGCTCATCATTCACTTGGAAATATCAATAAGAATTCTAATGGACTTTAGTGggcttttttccctaaaatatacCTATCAAAATTGCTTCAAAGAAACTTTATTATGAAGTCATCACTTTCTTAATTTATGCCCATTGCTCCTTGCCCCCCACTCTACATTAAAATTGATTTATTATCAGAAACCTTTAGCATATCTTTTTTGTCTGCAGCTCAGACTCAATGGGAAGTCTTCCTTATAACCTTTGGAATCTAGTTAAATACTAATACTAATATACTTTCGAGCACATGGATATCAAGGATGATTCTTCtcgatagatgcagaaaaatcatttgacaaaattcaacactcttttatgataaaaactctcaataaattgggtatAGATGAaatgcacctcaacataataaagaccatatatgacaagccctcagctaacattatacttaatagtgaaagtttgaaagcttttcctctaagatcaggaacaagacaaaggtgctcactctcaacactcctattcaacatagtgtgaacgtcctagccagagcaatcaggcaagaaaaagatatgAAAGTCATCTATATccgaaaggaagaagtaaaattgtctcggTTTATAGATGACATGGtcttatgtatagaaaatcctCAAGACTCCACcccaaaactgttagaactaataaacgaattcagtaaagtttcaggatacaaaatcaacatataaaaatcagttgcatttctatatactaacaacaaacgatctgaaaaaaaaatctcattcataatagcatcaaaaataataaaatacttagaaataaatttaaccaaggaagtgaaagatctgtacacagaaaattttaacactgacaaaagaagttgaagaagacataaataaatgaaaagatacacCATTtacatggatcagaagaattaatattgctaagacgtccatactacccaaagccatctatagattcaatgcaatccctattaaaattccaatagcattttttaCAGCAAtagtaaaaacaattctaaaattcatgggGGACCACAAAAGACaacaaacagccaaagcaatcttgagaaagaagaacaagcctagaggcatcacacttcctgatttcaaactttactacaaagctacaataatcaacaTAATATGattctggcataaaaacagaaacatagatcaatggaacagaattaagagcatagaaataaatccatgcatatatggCAAACTAATATTTGatgaaggagccaagaatactcaatggggaaaagatagtctcttcaataattggtgttgggaaaactggattttcacacgcaaaagAGGGAAATTGTACTCCTAttttataccactcacaaaaattaacacaaaatgaattaaagacttaaacgtaagaccctaaaacataaaactcctagaagaaaacaaaaggggtaagctctttgacatcaatcCTGGAAAccattttttggatatgacaccaaaaacactaacaacgaaagcaaaaataaataggtgggactacatcaaactaaaaagcctctgcacagcaaaacAAATGATCAACAGAATaaagaggcaacctacagaatggaagaaaatatttgcatactacatatctgataagaggttaatatccaaaatatataaggaacttacacaactcaatagcaaaaaatgagataatctgatttaaaaatgggcaaaagacctaaatagttatttttccaaatgaggtatataaatggccaacaggtacatgaaaaggtgctcaacatcactaaacatcagagagatgcaaatcaaaaccacaatgaaatatcccctcacacctgttagaatggctagtaTCAAAAAGGCAAGACTAGGGCCAGCTCTGTGACttactggttaagttcgcacactccgcttcagcggcccagggttcccaggttcagaacccaggtgtggacctatgcaccactcgtcaagccatgctgtggcaggcatcccacgtataaagtagaggaagatgggcacagatgttagcccagggcaaatcttcctcagcaaaaagagaaggattggcaatggatgttagctcagggctgatcttcctcacacacgtacaaaaaaaaggcaagaccaacaagtgctggtgaggatgtggagaaaaggaaatcattctgcactgttggtgggattgtaaattggtgcagccactatggaaaacagtatagaggttcctcaaaaaattaaagacagaactaccacatgatccagcaatcccacttccgcGTATATATCAGAAGGCATagaatcactatctcaaagagatctgCACtttcatattcattgcagcattatttatagtagTCAAGACATGggaacaacttaagtgtctggagacagatgaatggattagGAAGATGttctgtatgtgtatgtgtatatatatatatataagaagtCTTCAGTATGGGTCTATTCTGCCCTTTATGAATCCCCAcacttattatatatatatggaatacaTATATTCCCCAGACTTCATATATATAcagggaatattactcagccataaaaaagaaggaaatcctgccatttgagacaacatgggtgaaccttgaaggcattaggctaagtgaaataagtcacacagagtaagacaaatactgtataatctcacttacatgtggaatgtaaaaaaacccgatctcatagaaacagagactagattggtcgttgccaagggctggggggcagAGCAGAATGGGTGAAGGttgtcaaagggcacaaacttccagctataagatgCGTAAAGTTCTGGGGATCCAGTGcgcagcatggtgaccataggtAACTGTACtgtgtacttgaaagttgctaagagagatcttaaaagttctcaccacagaaataaataaataaaaaggtaaccATGTGAGGTGGTGGGTGTGCTGATTACCCTTATTTGTGGTAATCATTCcacaatatatacgtatattaaatcatcacaccGTATACCTTAAACTCACACAATATTGGATctcaattatatcccaataaagctggaaaaaaatttaaaataaattcctaaaaaaaaaaggattggggccggccctatggtgtagcggttaagtgcgtgcgctccgctgctggcggcctgggtttggatccagggtgatgcaccgcttgtcaggccatgctgtggcagcgtcccacataaagtggaggaagatgggcacggatgttagcccagggccagtcttcctcaacaaaaagaggaggattggcatggatgttagcacagggctgatcttcctcacaaaaaaaaaaaaaaaaaaaggattattctttccaaatgattttttttacatcCAATTTGAAATTCTCAAATTAAGTACATATTAAATTAGTGGGCCTCCCATAATAATCATCTGCCCTGTTCTCCAAGAACAGACGTGGTTATATTTTTTGACTGAAAAAAGATATAAGGACAAAATGGAAGCTGAACAGAATCACGGAGTGGAAAGAGAATCGAAGGCCTCTAGGTCAGAGCTGCCATGTATGGGACGTGAACACCCAGGCCAGCGATCCCACAGGCTGTAAGAGGATCAGACTTAGAACCCTGTACTCcttattttcagtctttctttggAATATATCCCACTATGCCAAAAAACTTTGTCAACCAAACCAGCTCATTCAAACATGGCTATCTGTAAAGTGCAGACTATCACATACATCTACATTTCTCCAGCACTTTTATGCCAAAACCAGGCTGCGACTCTGGTgatcaaaataataacaaactaGTGGCTCTGAGGATGCAGGGCTTCTGTCTGCCTCGCTCACTTCTAGGTAAACCCTTGGCATTTGTAGTCTAATTGGACTGCTTCAAACTGAACTGAGAATCTCTTTCCCTGCCATTTCTATCCAGTTTTGTCTTCTGGAACCATCCAAAACAAGATTAATCTCTTTTCTGCTTGAACGCCATTCAAGTAAGGACAGAACTATGTTCTCATTTTCAGCCTGAAGCTTAGCAGTTCattcaactgttctttgaataATCCAGTGTCCAGACAGCCCTTCCACAATCCTGATCAATATTCTTTTGTGTGTTAGAGTTTATATAAAGTGCGGGGA
Coding sequences within:
- the LOC131409167 gene encoding follitropin subunit beta-like, whose product is MPYAEGARAGWTEEEQRVEYSEEGQSQIPDLLLAAPKQNISRLGKKEKPEGPRRSGSSSSRTKPVQFCFLFCCWKAICCNSCALTNITIAVETEGCSFCRSISTTWCAGYCYTRNLVYKDPARPNTQKTCTFKELVYETVKVPGCAHRADSLYTYPVATICHCGRCDSDSTDCTVRGLGPSYCSFSDMKE